A single region of the Solwaraspora sp. WMMD791 genome encodes:
- a CDS encoding PD-(D/E)XK nuclease family protein translates to MTWNPGIPLRRSEPTYRVSATDGENATRGNSCSLSLALKARPETYPDTGGWHLRRQPMLLGTLMNAIKQVERHLAAGIARDEAVQLGRLAFTAWHDGARRFLDHALDLYYQYHEARVEQLGQLRFLGPTSSLRKADTATLTVWGPAYEAPGGVIEIRRFRLGSAQTPTTAWAYIAAHIAAHTGTENSVQRIWVSEIGLIDGIEHHVLPGITPEHADELYELHGRSAAKAAAMGTEAVPGHGCAQCRIGGACGKLMSLPGFLAAKQRRDWTGSLSASDLEVYDRCPSQWYMERDLHLPSSQEHSEYRVRGVSVHRWLAAAHRRGHRCSPSDLPVPGSDTAHFGTDVLDPDEYRLAYPYLLQHLGGCPLQAGRIDEFMTEQTLYGFDPAADLVIATKVDAAWRVGDSFVLREVKTVHALPLGDKDELFTRYLAVAWGLRALEAGMAKCFGAVRGEVELELLSPEGSVVHHYSTDDLPLMKMARGRIRRLGHRWLADNDWSPQPNPGCSSCGVRRWCASADAWANRTPAAVTAGSSFL, encoded by the coding sequence GTGACCTGGAATCCGGGCATTCCACTGAGACGGAGCGAGCCGACGTACCGCGTCAGCGCAACCGACGGCGAAAACGCCACCCGCGGCAACTCCTGCTCGCTCAGCCTCGCGCTGAAGGCGAGGCCAGAGACCTATCCGGATACCGGCGGATGGCACCTCCGACGGCAGCCCATGCTGCTCGGCACCCTGATGAACGCCATCAAACAGGTTGAACGGCATCTCGCAGCAGGGATCGCACGGGACGAGGCTGTCCAACTTGGACGCCTCGCCTTCACCGCGTGGCACGACGGCGCGCGGCGGTTCCTCGATCACGCCCTCGACCTGTACTACCAGTACCACGAGGCGCGGGTGGAGCAGCTTGGACAACTTCGATTCCTTGGCCCAACGAGCAGCCTCAGGAAGGCCGACACAGCAACCCTCACGGTCTGGGGACCAGCATACGAGGCCCCGGGCGGCGTCATCGAGATACGTAGATTTAGGCTGGGCTCAGCTCAGACTCCCACAACCGCATGGGCATACATCGCAGCGCATATTGCCGCACATACCGGTACCGAGAACAGCGTACAGAGGATCTGGGTCAGCGAGATCGGCCTGATTGACGGGATTGAACACCACGTTCTACCGGGCATCACTCCTGAACACGCTGACGAGCTGTATGAACTACACGGGAGGAGTGCCGCGAAAGCCGCCGCTATGGGCACCGAGGCCGTGCCGGGACACGGCTGTGCCCAGTGCAGAATCGGGGGTGCCTGTGGCAAACTAATGTCCCTGCCTGGCTTCCTGGCAGCAAAACAGCGGAGAGATTGGACGGGGTCGCTGTCAGCATCTGACCTTGAGGTGTACGACCGGTGCCCGTCCCAGTGGTACATGGAACGCGACCTGCACCTCCCCAGCTCGCAGGAGCACAGCGAGTACCGGGTTCGCGGCGTGTCCGTCCACCGCTGGCTGGCCGCTGCGCACCGTCGCGGTCATCGATGCTCGCCCTCCGATCTCCCCGTACCAGGATCGGACACCGCGCACTTCGGTACCGACGTCCTCGATCCCGACGAGTATCGACTTGCCTATCCGTACCTCCTGCAGCACCTGGGCGGATGCCCGCTGCAGGCAGGCCGGATCGACGAGTTCATGACCGAGCAGACACTGTATGGCTTCGACCCGGCAGCCGACCTGGTGATCGCCACGAAGGTCGACGCCGCGTGGCGTGTTGGCGACAGCTTTGTCCTCCGCGAGGTCAAGACAGTTCATGCGCTGCCTCTGGGCGACAAGGATGAACTCTTCACCCGCTACCTCGCCGTGGCATGGGGACTACGGGCACTTGAGGCGGGCATGGCCAAGTGCTTCGGCGCGGTCCGAGGCGAGGTCGAGCTTGAGCTGCTTTCACCCGAGGGCAGCGTCGTGCACCACTACTCGACGGATGACCTACCCCTGATGAAGATGGCTCGAGGTCGCATCAGGCGACTCGGTCACCGGTGGCTCGCCGACAACGATTGGAGTCCTCAACCAAACCCGGGTTGTAGCAGTTGTGGCGTCCGACGGTGGTGCGCCTCTGCGGATGCGTGGGCGAACCGGACTCCCGCAGCTGTGACCGCCGGATCAAGCTTCCTGTAG
- a CDS encoding ISL3 family transposase has protein sequence MEIIAALLPHLAGLRLEAVVVRAAGVRINAATRTVRAACGACGTWSTTVHGRYLRRLADVRLGGHEVLVALTVRRFACMNAGCRRRTFVEQVPGLTRRYARHTVEAAGDLEAVAVALGGRPGSRLAQRLTVSVSRTTLIRMIRRMPDPQLVTPTVLGVDDFARRRGHRYATVLLDMHTRRPIDVLPDRTADILADWLREHPGVQAICRDRGGSYAEGARKGAPDAIQIADRWHLLKNLSDTVEKVVRGHRRCLQTHTDPTPALAAPAALGEPAKTGRRADNTRHRHAAVHALRAEGLSIKATARRLDMNVRTARRYARAATAEALIGPNTSSRPSVLAPFHPYLRQRLTDGVHQTADLHAEILARGYQGSLRVLRDWLATNRTRPTPVTVRVPSARRITGWIMRPGHKLTDDDRADLADARSRCPDLDTIADLARGFAALVRHQGTGHHLDTWIDRARNCGYPELRGFAAGLVSDRDAVVAGLTQPWSSGPVEGQVNRIKTIKRQMYGRANLDLLRKRVLAAV, from the coding sequence GTGGAGATCATTGCGGCGTTGCTCCCGCATCTGGCTGGTCTGCGGTTGGAGGCGGTGGTGGTCCGGGCCGCCGGAGTCAGGATCAACGCGGCGACGCGAACGGTACGGGCGGCGTGTGGAGCCTGCGGCACATGGTCGACCACAGTGCACGGTCGCTACCTGCGGCGGTTGGCTGATGTCAGACTCGGCGGCCACGAGGTGCTGGTCGCGTTGACGGTCCGCCGGTTCGCCTGCATGAACGCCGGGTGTCGGCGGCGGACGTTCGTCGAGCAGGTGCCCGGGTTGACCCGACGGTACGCCCGGCACACCGTCGAGGCGGCAGGCGACCTGGAAGCGGTCGCCGTGGCGTTGGGTGGCCGGCCGGGCAGCCGACTGGCGCAGCGGTTGACGGTGTCCGTGTCCCGTACGACGTTGATCCGGATGATCCGGCGGATGCCCGACCCGCAACTGGTCACCCCGACGGTGCTGGGCGTGGACGACTTCGCCCGCCGTCGTGGACACCGCTACGCCACCGTGCTGCTCGACATGCACACTCGCCGACCGATCGACGTGCTGCCCGACCGCACCGCCGACATCCTCGCCGACTGGCTGCGCGAGCACCCCGGAGTCCAGGCCATCTGCCGGGATCGTGGGGGCAGCTACGCCGAGGGCGCCCGCAAGGGTGCGCCGGACGCGATCCAGATCGCCGACCGCTGGCACCTGCTCAAAAACCTCAGCGACACCGTCGAGAAGGTCGTCCGTGGACACCGCCGGTGCCTGCAGACACACACCGACCCGACACCTGCCCTGGCCGCACCTGCCGCCCTGGGCGAGCCGGCCAAGACGGGACGCCGGGCGGACAACACCCGCCACCGCCACGCCGCCGTACACGCCCTACGAGCCGAAGGACTCTCGATCAAAGCGACAGCCCGCCGGCTCGACATGAACGTCAGGACCGCCCGCAGGTACGCCCGCGCCGCCACCGCTGAGGCGTTGATCGGCCCGAACACCAGCAGCCGACCCAGCGTCCTCGCCCCGTTCCACCCCTACCTGCGGCAACGACTCACCGACGGCGTCCACCAGACAGCCGACCTGCACGCCGAGATCCTGGCCCGCGGCTACCAGGGCAGCCTGCGCGTACTACGGGACTGGCTCGCCACGAATCGCACCCGACCCACCCCCGTGACCGTCCGGGTGCCGTCAGCCCGGCGGATCACCGGCTGGATCATGCGACCCGGCCACAAACTCACCGACGACGACCGCGCTGATCTCGCCGACGCCCGCAGCCGCTGCCCGGACCTCGACACCATCGCCGACCTCGCCCGAGGGTTCGCCGCACTGGTCCGCCACCAGGGCACCGGACACCACCTCGACACCTGGATCGACCGCGCCCGGAACTGCGGATACCCCGAACTCCGCGGCTTCGCCGCTGGCCTGGTCAGCGACCGCGACGCCGTCGTCGCCGGCCTCACCCAGCCCTGGAGCTCAGGCCCAGTCGAAGGCCAGGTCAACCGGATCAAGACGATCAAACGGCAGATGTACGGCCGCGCGAACCTCGACCTCCTCCGCAAACGCGTCCTCGCAGCAGTCTGA
- a CDS encoding ricin-type beta-trefoil lectin domain protein — MSKTFTRWGILALSIITALVAGNTPARASSQGDHLAPQAQAAPFSYISQPQSSRRCLDGSVSQGVRLNVCSGGSTYQRWSITSQQLRHVQSGRCLDGSVSQGIRLITCNGSTYQRWSITSQQLRHVQSGRCLDGSVSQGIRLITCNGSLYQQWQVTTVTPLTASPGWTAAKRLGPVFVPKIHSQSGRCLDYSASQGLRLNTCNGSTYQGWGITLELQHEQTRRCLDYSVSQGLRVITCNGSVYQRWDRGSTNSPVRHVQSGRCLDGSISQGVRVMDCNGSLYQAWTSV; from the coding sequence ATGTCAAAGACTTTCACCCGCTGGGGCATCTTGGCCCTGTCGATCATCACGGCACTGGTCGCCGGTAACACACCCGCACGGGCCTCGTCTCAAGGCGACCACCTTGCGCCGCAGGCGCAGGCCGCGCCCTTCTCGTACATCAGCCAACCGCAAAGCAGCAGACGGTGCTTGGACGGCAGCGTCTCGCAAGGCGTGCGACTGAACGTCTGCAGCGGTGGCAGCACCTACCAGCGTTGGAGCATCACCAGCCAGCAGCTCCGGCACGTCCAGAGCGGGCGATGCCTGGACGGCAGCGTCTCGCAAGGCATCCGACTGATCACCTGCAACGGCAGCACCTACCAGCGTTGGAGCATCACCAGCCAGCAGCTCCGGCACGTCCAGAGCGGGCGATGCCTGGACGGCAGCGTCTCGCAGGGCATCCGACTGATCACCTGCAACGGCAGTTTGTACCAGCAGTGGCAAGTCACGACCGTAACCCCGCTCACCGCGTCTCCTGGGTGGACGGCGGCCAAGCGTCTTGGACCCGTCTTCGTCCCCAAGATCCATTCACAAAGCGGGCGGTGCCTGGACTACAGCGCCTCACAAGGACTCCGCCTCAATACATGCAATGGGAGCACGTACCAGGGATGGGGGATCACCTTGGAGCTACAGCACGAGCAGACCCGACGGTGCCTTGACTACAGCGTCTCGCAGGGACTCCGGGTGATCACTTGCAATGGGAGCGTCTACCAGCGCTGGGACAGGGGATCCACCAACTCTCCCGTCCGCCACGTGCAAAGTGGCCGCTGCCTCGATGGCAGCATCTCGCAGGGCGTCCGCGTGATGGACTGTAACGGCAGCCTTTACCAGGCGTGGACCTCAGTCTGA
- a CDS encoding AAA family ATPase yields MILLERDHEQVRIRELVAGLDSGIGATVLVEGAPGIGKSALLVSVCEEARRRQVTVLAARCGELERDMPFGVVRQLFEPALRTVAAADRTDVLSGAAQLAAVVFENRSTASDAPVGDVVHALYWLCSNLAERGPLLLAVDDVHWADEASLRFLSHLARRVSHLPVLLVLATRPAWRQGRSLAAQVLSGIPSHFLPLAPLSSRAVGAMIRESLSQDAEEVFCEACTSASGGNPFLAIEAIKTLRAIGIAARASDVHHLEALQSDFITRSVLERITSVGPRALPLARAVAVLGGSATLHRAATLSGAASGMADASEQAGSAQAAMIIDLLVREGVLAPGLPLGFVHPLVRTAVYTDISGPLRAHLHREAALLLAEEELAPEHLVPHLLACEPLRDPWVSAALHAAARAALARGAIESAIKCLERALVEPPEPSVHTSILVDLIRALVRSNRLDAAADRLQSLLNAPGVTNVSAETAVEIGTLLVIAGRRYHGGYLLRYAQSAAGDSPDIATRALAAAAFGGLTAMDPPHMWIQQLEQALPDLSGRTDADRMVYATLAFLAAATGDRPADEVVRLASIAATGPLPARSFGMLANLAGAALAISGDGHHALQLLSEGIDAARQFGDIATFGYLLALRSHTAIEVGQLMEAEADGQTAVEIYQERPEELPLAAAVLVDALVARGETAAAQQLLTTLGLETHLPLNWLISHFFHLARARLRLQQRRPADALADLTICGDALTAAGYTNPAFANWRSEMVQAHLAIGNTATARTLAAEELDLARRFKDPCSLGIALRTAGMVAKGTERVALLHEAVNTLESTSARLHHAHALVEYGAALRRAGERIAAQDPLRQALHHAKRCGAQPLASRAIEELTAAGARPRRATLSGSDALTAQELRVARLAAQGATNRDIAQQLFVTRRTIEIHLTSAYRKLNITSRHQLPAALATPK; encoded by the coding sequence ATGATCCTTCTTGAACGTGATCACGAGCAGGTGCGAATTCGGGAGCTCGTCGCTGGTCTTGACTCAGGGATCGGGGCCACCGTGCTGGTCGAGGGTGCTCCTGGGATCGGCAAGTCGGCGCTACTGGTTAGTGTGTGTGAGGAGGCTCGGCGGCGGCAGGTCACGGTTCTCGCAGCGCGCTGCGGCGAACTTGAACGGGACATGCCGTTCGGCGTCGTACGACAGCTGTTCGAGCCGGCTCTGCGAACCGTCGCTGCGGCGGACCGGACGGACGTCCTCAGCGGTGCGGCCCAGCTCGCTGCTGTGGTGTTCGAGAACCGCTCAACTGCTTCCGACGCACCGGTCGGCGATGTCGTACACGCTCTCTACTGGTTGTGTTCGAATCTCGCGGAGCGGGGACCGCTGCTGCTGGCGGTCGACGATGTCCACTGGGCCGATGAGGCGTCGCTGAGGTTCCTCTCTCACCTGGCCAGACGCGTCTCGCACCTACCGGTGCTGCTGGTGCTCGCCACGCGCCCGGCTTGGCGGCAAGGCCGGTCACTGGCTGCCCAAGTGCTGAGCGGCATCCCATCGCACTTCCTGCCCCTGGCTCCGCTGAGCAGTAGAGCCGTTGGCGCGATGATCCGTGAGTCCCTGTCGCAGGACGCGGAGGAGGTCTTCTGCGAGGCGTGTACGTCGGCCAGCGGTGGCAACCCCTTCCTGGCCATCGAGGCGATCAAGACGCTTCGCGCGATCGGCATCGCTGCTCGGGCAAGCGACGTGCATCACCTGGAAGCCCTGCAGTCCGACTTCATCACGAGATCCGTACTTGAGCGCATCACCTCGGTGGGGCCCCGGGCTCTGCCGCTGGCCCGAGCAGTAGCGGTACTTGGTGGCTCGGCAACTCTGCATCGGGCCGCGACACTCTCCGGTGCCGCTAGTGGGATGGCAGACGCCTCGGAGCAGGCGGGTTCCGCCCAGGCCGCGATGATCATCGACCTACTTGTACGGGAAGGTGTCCTTGCCCCGGGGCTACCCCTCGGCTTCGTGCATCCGTTGGTCCGCACTGCGGTCTACACCGACATCAGCGGTCCGTTGCGCGCCCACCTCCACAGGGAGGCGGCCCTATTGCTGGCGGAGGAGGAATTGGCGCCCGAACATCTCGTGCCTCACCTCCTCGCGTGCGAACCCTTGCGCGACCCCTGGGTGTCCGCCGCCCTACATGCTGCGGCGCGGGCCGCCCTTGCTCGCGGTGCCATCGAGAGCGCCATCAAGTGCCTGGAACGGGCACTGGTTGAACCGCCCGAACCATCCGTCCATACCTCGATACTCGTCGACTTGATTCGGGCACTGGTTCGGTCGAACCGGCTCGACGCTGCCGCCGACCGGCTGCAATCGCTCCTGAACGCACCCGGCGTCACAAACGTCTCCGCCGAGACCGCAGTGGAAATCGGCACGCTGCTGGTGATCGCGGGGCGGCGCTACCACGGCGGCTACTTGCTGCGGTATGCGCAAAGCGCGGCGGGCGACAGCCCGGACATCGCCACCCGAGCCCTCGCAGCTGCCGCCTTCGGTGGTCTCACCGCCATGGATCCACCTCACATGTGGATCCAACAGCTGGAACAGGCGCTGCCCGACCTCTCAGGCAGGACAGACGCCGACCGGATGGTGTACGCGACACTCGCGTTCCTTGCTGCCGCGACCGGCGACCGCCCAGCAGACGAGGTCGTCCGCCTGGCATCTATCGCCGCGACCGGCCCCTTGCCGGCCAGGAGCTTCGGCATGCTCGCCAATCTGGCCGGGGCGGCGCTCGCCATCTCGGGAGACGGCCACCACGCGCTCCAGTTACTCAGCGAGGGGATCGACGCCGCCCGCCAGTTCGGGGACATCGCCACGTTCGGCTATCTCCTGGCCCTCCGGTCACATACCGCGATCGAAGTCGGGCAGCTCATGGAAGCCGAAGCTGACGGCCAGACAGCGGTCGAGATCTACCAGGAACGCCCCGAGGAGCTTCCACTCGCTGCTGCGGTACTCGTCGACGCGCTCGTCGCCCGTGGGGAGACAGCGGCTGCTCAGCAGCTACTCACCACCCTGGGCCTCGAAACGCACCTCCCGCTGAACTGGCTGATCTCCCACTTCTTCCACCTGGCCCGAGCCCGGCTCCGTCTCCAACAGCGCCGCCCGGCCGATGCGCTCGCCGACCTGACCATCTGCGGCGACGCACTCACCGCCGCCGGCTACACCAACCCGGCCTTCGCCAACTGGCGCTCCGAGATGGTTCAGGCGCACCTCGCCATTGGGAACACCGCCACGGCTCGTACCCTCGCCGCCGAGGAACTCGACCTCGCCCGGCGGTTCAAGGACCCATGCTCACTTGGCATCGCCCTACGCACGGCCGGAATGGTCGCGAAGGGCACTGAACGCGTCGCCCTACTCCACGAGGCCGTAAATACCCTCGAAAGCACCTCCGCGAGGCTCCACCACGCACATGCCCTAGTCGAGTACGGCGCTGCGTTACGCCGCGCCGGCGAACGCATCGCCGCCCAGGACCCGCTACGCCAAGCCCTCCACCATGCCAAGCGCTGCGGGGCGCAACCGCTGGCCAGCCGGGCGATCGAGGAACTGACAGCCGCAGGGGCCCGCCCCCGCCGCGCCACCCTGTCGGGATCCGACGCCTTGACCGCCCAGGAACTCCGCGTCGCCCGCCTAGCCGCGCAGGGCGCCACGAACAGAGACATCGCCCAGCAACTCTTCGTCACCCGGCGCACCATCGAAATCCACCTCACCAGCGCTTACCGCAAACTCAACATCACCTCTCGCCACCAACTCCCAGCCGCGCTCGCAACACCCAAGTGA
- a CDS encoding DUF3237 family protein, producing MRIIGRRLVAGAIAAAAAVAVGGIATSAYAATGCRVTYTVTSQWPGGFGANVAVTNLGDPISGWRLTWSFAAGQQVTQLWNGSVSQAGTQVTVVNAAWNGNLATGAGTAIGFNGSWNNASNPAPTDFALNGTPCTGSVTPSGSPSAPQSPTPSWTPSPTPTPSGTPSPPTSPTPSTPPGGTEPTIVPDPSWTCNMPTGIVSPTRGRLVLRVTGQLGAVREVGTTPYGQRRLLDVTGGSFVGDRLSGSVLTGGLDLELTLTNGSLEVEQINVLRASDGTLIYLRSCGVAPAGDAPVRIVPDFEAPNSSPYAWLNTGTFVGTRVVDTTTNTLVLTIYDVAGVSPTEPRIQLTDPAGLPHQSWNCATGSGTRGASVFTASVTLGSTLAVGASKRGTRTIIPITGGTLSGRVTGSILAGGADYQLSGSTTTLDARYTLATSDGELILVRNCGQFGRLVPTFETRAAGPYAFLNANTWLSSDPGFAPGGVSITFYERR from the coding sequence ATGAGGATCATCGGTCGGCGCCTGGTCGCGGGAGCGATCGCCGCCGCTGCCGCTGTCGCCGTCGGTGGCATCGCCACCTCGGCGTACGCCGCCACAGGGTGCCGGGTGACCTACACGGTCACCAGCCAGTGGCCCGGCGGATTCGGTGCCAACGTCGCCGTGACCAACCTCGGTGACCCGATCAGCGGTTGGCGGCTGACCTGGTCGTTCGCCGCCGGACAGCAGGTCACCCAGCTCTGGAACGGCTCCGTGAGTCAGGCCGGCACCCAGGTCACCGTCGTCAACGCGGCGTGGAACGGCAACCTCGCCACCGGAGCGGGCACCGCGATCGGTTTCAACGGATCGTGGAACAACGCCAGCAATCCGGCCCCGACCGATTTCGCGCTCAACGGCACGCCGTGCACAGGTAGCGTGACCCCGTCGGGTTCACCGTCCGCGCCGCAATCGCCGACGCCGAGCTGGACGCCGAGTCCGACGCCCACACCGAGCGGCACGCCGTCGCCGCCGACCTCGCCCACCCCGAGTACGCCGCCCGGCGGCACGGAGCCGACAATCGTGCCCGACCCATCCTGGACGTGCAACATGCCCACCGGCATCGTGTCACCGACGCGGGGGCGACTGGTGCTTCGCGTGACAGGCCAGCTCGGTGCCGTCCGCGAGGTGGGGACCACCCCGTACGGCCAGCGCCGCCTCCTCGACGTGACGGGCGGATCGTTCGTCGGGGATCGGCTCAGCGGCAGCGTTCTCACCGGCGGGCTCGACCTGGAGCTCACCCTCACCAACGGATCGCTGGAGGTCGAGCAGATCAACGTGCTCCGCGCCAGTGACGGCACCCTCATCTATCTGCGCAGCTGCGGTGTCGCCCCCGCCGGCGACGCCCCGGTCCGGATCGTTCCCGACTTCGAGGCACCGAACTCCAGCCCGTACGCCTGGCTGAACACCGGCACGTTCGTCGGCACCCGGGTGGTCGACACCACGACCAACACCCTCGTTCTCACCATCTACGACGTCGCCGGCGTCTCCCCGACCGAACCGCGGATCCAGCTCACGGATCCCGCCGGTCTGCCCCACCAGAGCTGGAACTGCGCGACGGGCAGCGGTACGCGGGGCGCCAGCGTGTTCACCGCGTCGGTCACCCTCGGCTCCACTCTCGCGGTCGGTGCCAGCAAACGCGGCACCCGTACGATCATCCCGATCACCGGTGGGACGCTCAGCGGTCGGGTGACCGGGTCGATCCTCGCCGGCGGGGCCGACTACCAGCTCAGTGGCTCGACCACCACCCTGGACGCCCGGTACACCTTGGCGACCAGTGACGGCGAGCTGATCCTGGTCCGCAACTGCGGGCAGTTCGGCCGGCTGGTGCCGACCTTCGAGACCCGGGCGGCCGGCCCGTACGCCTTCCTCAACGCCAACACCTGGCTGAGCTCCGACCCGGGCTTCGCGCCGGGCGGGGTGAGTATCACCTTCTACGAACGCCGCTAG